The Raphanus sativus cultivar WK10039 unplaced genomic scaffold, ASM80110v3 Scaffold0157, whole genome shotgun sequence genome contains a region encoding:
- the LOC108819379 gene encoding transcription initiation factor IIA subunit 2 has product MATFELYRRSTIGMCLTETLDEMVQSGTLSPELAIQVLVQFDKSMTEALESQVKTKVSIKGHLHTYRFCDNVWTFILQDAMFKIDDRQENVSRVKIVACDSKLLTQ; this is encoded by the exons ATGGCGACGTTTGAGCTATACAGGAGATCGACCATAGGGATGTGTTTGACGGAGACTTTGGATGAGATGGTTCAGAGCGGTACCTTGAGCCCTGAGCTAGCTATCCAAGTCCTTGTTCAGTTTGATAAG TCCATGACTGAAGCTCTGGAGAGCCAAGTGAAGACCAAGGTGTCTATCAAG GGGCACTTGCACACTTACAGGTTCTGTGACAACGTATGGACCTTTATATTACAGGACGCAATGTTCAAGATTGACGACCGTCAAGAGAATGTTAGCCGGGTCAAGATAGTGGCATGTGACTCTAAGCTGCTCACACAGTGA